Proteins encoded in a region of the Pseudomonas denitrificans (nom. rej.) genome:
- the atuC gene encoding geranyl-CoA carboxylase subunit beta gives MPVIQSEVDPQGEEFARNREAMLAAVASFREVEQKVLDKAAEAKPKFDKRGQLLPRERLNLLLDAGAPFLEISSLAGYKLHDDKDGTQAGGGIISGIGYIAGVRCLVTASNSAIKGGTISPTGLKKTLRLQQIAFENKLPVVALTESGGANLNYAADIFVEGARGFANQARMSAAGIPQVTVVHGSSTAGGAYQPGLSDYVVVVRGKAKMFLAGPPLLKAATGEIATDEDLGGAELHAQVAGTAEYLAENDADGVRLAREILAALPWNAQLPARPQQEWDAPLHPAEELLGVVPADAKKPYDVREIIARIADGSRFLDFKNEFDSQTVCGHLHIEGHACGLIGNNGPITPQGAAKAAQFIQLCEQSNTPILFLHNTTGFMVGTESERLGVIKHGSKMIQAVANATVPKLTLVVGGSYGAGNYAMCGRGLDPRFIFAWPNSRTAVMGGAQAGKVLRIVTEEKHAKEGKEPDPKMLDMLEQMTAQKLDAQSTALYGTASLWDDGLIDPRDTRALLGYLLDICAEAAVRPLKNNRFGVARF, from the coding sequence ATGCCCGTCATCCAATCCGAAGTCGATCCCCAGGGCGAAGAATTCGCCCGCAACCGCGAGGCCATGCTGGCCGCCGTGGCGAGCTTCCGCGAGGTCGAGCAGAAGGTGCTGGACAAGGCCGCCGAGGCCAAGCCCAAGTTCGACAAGCGTGGCCAGCTGCTGCCGCGCGAACGCCTGAACCTGCTGCTGGACGCCGGCGCACCGTTCCTCGAGATTTCCTCGCTGGCCGGCTACAAGCTGCATGACGACAAGGACGGCACCCAGGCCGGCGGCGGCATCATCTCCGGCATCGGCTACATCGCCGGGGTTCGCTGCCTGGTGACCGCCAGCAACAGCGCGATCAAGGGCGGCACCATCTCCCCCACCGGGCTGAAGAAGACCCTGCGCCTGCAGCAGATCGCCTTCGAGAACAAGCTGCCGGTGGTGGCACTGACCGAGAGCGGCGGCGCCAACCTGAACTACGCGGCGGACATCTTCGTCGAGGGCGCGCGCGGCTTCGCCAACCAGGCACGCATGTCGGCTGCGGGTATTCCGCAGGTCACCGTGGTGCACGGCTCGTCCACCGCCGGCGGCGCCTACCAGCCGGGGCTGTCGGACTACGTGGTGGTGGTGCGCGGCAAGGCCAAGATGTTCCTCGCCGGCCCGCCGCTGCTCAAGGCCGCCACCGGTGAAATCGCCACCGACGAAGACCTCGGCGGCGCCGAACTGCACGCCCAGGTCGCCGGCACCGCCGAGTACCTGGCAGAGAACGACGCCGACGGCGTGCGCCTGGCCCGCGAAATCCTCGCTGCGCTGCCGTGGAATGCGCAGCTGCCGGCGCGCCCGCAGCAGGAATGGGATGCCCCGCTGCACCCCGCCGAGGAACTGCTCGGCGTGGTGCCGGCGGACGCCAAGAAGCCCTATGACGTGCGCGAGATCATTGCGCGCATCGCCGACGGCTCGCGCTTCCTCGACTTCAAGAACGAGTTCGACAGCCAGACCGTCTGCGGCCACCTGCACATCGAAGGCCACGCCTGCGGACTGATCGGCAACAACGGCCCGATCACCCCGCAGGGCGCGGCCAAGGCGGCGCAGTTCATCCAGCTGTGCGAGCAGAGCAACACGCCGATCCTGTTCCTGCACAACACCACCGGCTTCATGGTCGGCACCGAGTCCGAACGCCTGGGCGTGATCAAGCACGGCTCGAAGATGATCCAGGCGGTGGCCAACGCCACGGTGCCCAAGCTCACCCTGGTCGTCGGCGGCTCGTACGGGGCAGGCAACTACGCCATGTGCGGCCGCGGGCTGGACCCGCGCTTCATCTTCGCCTGGCCCAACAGCCGCACCGCCGTGATGGGCGGCGCCCAGGCCGGCAAGGTGCTGCGCATCGTCACCGAGGAGAAGCACGCCAAGGAGGGCAAGGAGCCCGACCCGAAGATGCTCGACATGCTCGAACAGATGACCGCACAGAAGCTCGACGCCCAGTCCACCGCGCTCTACGGCACGGCGAGCCTGTGGGACGACGGGCTGATCGACCCGCGCGACACCCGCGCGCTGCTCGGCTACCTGCTGGACATCTGCGCGGAGGCGGCAGTACGGCCGCTGAAGAACAACCGTTTCGGCGTCGCACGA